TCCACCAAGGATCGTTCTCTTTTTTTTGTAATCATCTCGGGAACAATTGTCACTTATGCAGAAGAACAGACTGTTCCTATCTTCTGGGATCAGTTTAAAGATCCCACTTTAGATATCGTTTCGGAGCCGAGGGATTCCGTTGATAAGTCTTCAGCGTTTCAAGTACAGTGCTCTTATGAAAACACTTATTATTCTTCTTATGATTTCTTCCGCAAGTTTCGCACAAGCGGCAGTTCAGTTCTCTGCCGCTAGTCCACTGAGCAAGAATCAGCAACGTGCCCTGACTCGCGCCCTAGAGACTCGCTGCCGAATCCAAAGCTACACGGTTGTCGAAAGCCGCACGCTTTTGGGTAACGGCAATGTCTACTTCACAAACTTCGCAGTTTTGCGCCCCAATGGAGGTATCTTCAGCCAAATTGATACAAGTATCAATTCAGCTGCACGAGTTCTGTGGGTCCGAGGTCCTCTCTGTCCTTAAGAGAGGATCAGGTTTTGTCCGTTGATGGAAGCTCCGAGGGGGCTCACCAGGAACGTGACTGTCTGAGTGATTTTGTCCGGCTCAGTAATTCTGAGCGAAGGATCGATCTGCTTTAGTTTTTCTAATGCTTCTTTAATCGATTTTGCGCCCGGGTCGTGCGCCAAAATATACTCTTCAGTCAAAGCAATCGAAAGTGTGTTCGCAGTAATGTTGAATTCGCTGACCTGTTTTGACAGTGCCGCTGCGAAACCTTTCAGGCCGGAACGAACTGCCTGAACAACAACATCCTCTTTGACTTTCGCAGACGGCGAATCATTCAAAAGATAAATCAAACGCCCGCGCTTGCGATTTTTGAAAAACGCCAGCACGCCTTGGCTCAAATAGAGCGAGCTCTTCAAATGCTTATCAAACATCTGATCCAAACCTTCGAGAGGTTCGTCCAGCTTCATTGGCGTCGGCTGATTGATCATCAAAGCATCGATATACATATCCAAACCGCCAAACACCTGAGAAGCGCGGCCGATCAAATCTTTGATTTGATCTTTGGAAGAAAGATCGCAAGGCAAGAAAGAAGCACGGCCAAACTTGTCGTTGATTTCCCGTGCATCATTGATTTGGTTAATGAATGGTTGTGGAACCGATTTATCTGGATCAAGAATCACGCAATCTGCTCCTAGACGCGTAAGCCCCATGACAATACTCGAGACCGTGCTGCTCATTGGCCCTGCGATCAGAGCCACTCTTTGATGTAAATTAAAACCCGCGTCCACTCTTAGTCCATTCTCTCGATGATAATTGCAATCCCTTGACCGCCGCCGATGCAAGCGCTGCCCAGAGCATACTTTGCTTTACGGCGATGACTTTCATAAACCAAGTGGTTCATGATACGCGTGCCGGAAGCTCCCAATGGATGGCCGACCGCAATCGCACCGCCATTGACATTTGTTTTTTCAGGATTCAAACCAAGTTCTTTTTGCACGGCCAAGTATTGAGCTGCAAAAGCTTCATTCACCTCAACAAGATCCATTTGCTCAAGCTTCAATCCCGCTTTTTGCAAAGCCAAGCGTGAAGCACCGGCTGGGCCGATACCCATGATGCTTGGATCACATCCCACAGACGCGTAAGAAATGATTCTTGCTTTAGGCTTCATGCCGAGCTCTTTGGCGCGTGTCTCACTCATCAACAATGAGCAAGCCGCTCCATCCACGATACCCGAAGAACCGCCGGCGGTGACAAGACCGTCTTTTTTGAAAACAGGTTTCAAAGTCGCGAGTTTTTCAAGCGTCGTCTCTGGGCGAGGGTGTTCGTCTTTATCGACGACCACCGTGCCTTTTTTGCCTTCGATCGTCACCGGGCACATTTCTTCAGCAAAACCGCCGCGGTCCAAGCACGCTTTATAGCGTTGTTGCGATTGCAAAGAGTATTTATCTGCTTCTTCACGGGTAATGCCATACTTCACTGCCAAGTTTTCAGCGGTGATCGCCATCGGAGTTTTTGAGTAAGCGTCCACCAAGGCCGCGGTCATGTAGTCTTCGAGTTCACCGTTACCCATGCGAATGCCACCAAAACGCATGCTGCGAGCCACATACGGAACCTGCGACATCTGCTCAGTTCCACCGGCCAAAACGACACTGGCTTCGCCAGTCTGGATCATTTGCACAGCGGAAGTCCAAGACTGGAAGCCGCTTCCGCAGAGGCGATTCACCAAAAGGGCACCGACATTGACCGGGACACCCGACTTCAAACCGATGTGGCGAGGAATATAAATCGCGTCCGCTCCAGACTGGATGACATTACCAAAAATCACGTGATCAACTTTGTCTGCAGACAAACCAGCTTGCTCTAAAGTTGCCTTAGCCGAGATGACACCCAAATCCGTCGCTGAAAGATCTTTCAGGACTCCACCAAAAGCTCCAAACGGAGTTCTTTTTCCAGAAATAAAAACGATATTTTCCATAGAATTTCCCAGCCTTATACAGAGGTTTAATCAATAGCGTAATGACAAGTCCTAGTGGGGTCAAATAAAGGGGAGGAAATATTATTTTGTTGTGTGTCGCAAATAGCTGTATGGCGAATAAAAAAACTCAGGAACTAGAGTAAAAAATTGATTTTTAGCAAGCAAGTGATTCAATGGATAGAATGACATTACCTCCAGAAAAACCGACTTCTCCTATTGGCAAAGCGATTCTCCGCAAAGAGGGTCCTCGCAAACTTACTGGCCAGGCCAAATACATCGACGATATTGAATTTGATGGTCTCTATGGAATCACTGTTCGCTCAACGGTGGCCCGTGGGAAAATCAAAGACATTCAATTCGGCAAAGGAATTCCTTGGAATGAATTTACCATCGTCACGGCTAAAGACATTCCGGGGAAAAATTATGTCGCATTGATCTTGCAAGATCAGCCGTTCCTCGCTGACGGCATGGTCAATCATCCTGAAGAACCGGTTTTGCTCTTAGCCCACCCAAATAAATACATGCTTGAAAAGGCTCGCCAGGCGATCACGATCGAATACGAGAAACTCACTCCGGTTTTTGACCTGGAAGAATCTCTGAAAGGCACAACCAAAATCTGGGGCGAAGACAATATCTTTAAGTCTTACTTGCTTGAAAAAGGCAATATCGACAGCATTTGGAGCCAAGCCGAACTCATTATCGAAGATGAGTATCACACGGGCGCTCAAGAGCAGCTTTACATCGAAAACAACGGCATGGTTGCCGTCGCCAATGCCAAAGATGGCGTCACGATCTGGGGCTCAATGCAATGCCCTTACTATGTTCACAAAGCTTTGCTGCCTTTGTTTGGAATGAGCGAAGATAAGATTCGTATCATTCAAACCGAAACCGGTGGTGGTTTTGGCGGTAAAGAAGAATACCCTTCAATTATTGCCGGCCACGCCGCTTTGCTGGCATGGAAATCCGGTAAAGCAGTGAAAATCATCTATGATCGGGCCGAAGACATGGTTGCGACAACAAAGCGCCACCCTTCTCGTACTCGTCACAAAACAGCGGTGATGAAAGACGGTCGTATTCTCGGGATGGATATTCAGTTCGTCATTGATG
The sequence above is drawn from the Bdellovibrionales bacterium genome and encodes:
- a CDS encoding SDR family oxidoreductase is translated as MSSTVSSIVMGLTRLGADCVILDPDKSVPQPFINQINDAREINDKFGRASFLPCDLSSKDQIKDLIGRASQVFGGLDMYIDALMINQPTPMKLDEPLEGLDQMFDKHLKSSLYLSQGVLAFFKNRKRGRLIYLLNDSPSAKVKEDVVVQAVRSGLKGFAAALSKQVSEFNITANTLSIALTEEYILAHDPGAKSIKEALEKLKQIDPSLRITEPDKITQTVTFLVSPLGASINGQNLILS
- a CDS encoding acetyl-CoA C-acetyltransferase — protein: MENIVFISGKRTPFGAFGGVLKDLSATDLGVISAKATLEQAGLSADKVDHVIFGNVIQSGADAIYIPRHIGLKSGVPVNVGALLVNRLCGSGFQSWTSAVQMIQTGEASVVLAGGTEQMSQVPYVARSMRFGGIRMGNGELEDYMTAALVDAYSKTPMAITAENLAVKYGITREEADKYSLQSQQRYKACLDRGGFAEEMCPVTIEGKKGTVVVDKDEHPRPETTLEKLATLKPVFKKDGLVTAGGSSGIVDGAACSLLMSETRAKELGMKPKARIISYASVGCDPSIMGIGPAGASRLALQKAGLKLEQMDLVEVNEAFAAQYLAVQKELGLNPEKTNVNGGAIAVGHPLGASGTRIMNHLVYESHRRKAKYALGSACIGGGQGIAIIIERMD